A single window of Tuberibacillus sp. Marseille-P3662 DNA harbors:
- a CDS encoding DUF3889 domain-containing protein yields the protein MYSNDFYMQHVHPYVNGPQQGMPYVPQPYYHVPRSYQPYPYYNMMRQQPVRGQATWTEGGQVTACGIPWSDNHYMTVAVGENTSYQCGETLKVKNLSTQRDVLVTVVDRVQGYPANRINLHREAFEALGTSPDVGVINVEITASPEVEQQKWGKYLLEVTQTAYPNYNITDYQTVGKTQISPTQTQETYDYILQSPQEKITVRGNVVYNPNTNRIVSFDLKEV from the coding sequence AAGGTATGCCTTATGTTCCGCAGCCTTATTATCATGTTCCTAGAAGTTACCAACCCTATCCATACTACAACATGATGCGTCAACAACCGGTGCGGGGCCAGGCGACTTGGACAGAGGGCGGACAAGTTACAGCATGCGGCATCCCTTGGTCGGATAATCACTATATGACTGTTGCCGTTGGCGAAAATACATCTTATCAGTGTGGGGAGACGCTTAAGGTTAAGAATCTTTCCACGCAAAGGGATGTGCTGGTCACGGTCGTTGATCGTGTGCAAGGTTATCCAGCCAATCGAATCAACCTTCATCGTGAAGCATTTGAGGCCCTGGGAACCAGCCCAGATGTGGGCGTTATAAATGTTGAGATTACGGCCTCACCTGAGGTTGAGCAGCAAAAGTGGGGGAAATATTTATTAGAAGTGACGCAGACGGCCTATCCAAATTATAATATAACGGATTATCAAACGGTCGGGAAAACGCAAATATCTCCGACGCAAACGCAGGAAACCTATGACTATATTTTGCAGTCACCGCAAGAAAAAATAACAGTCCGAGGTAATGTGGTCTATAATCCGAACACCAACCGAATTGTTTCTTTTGATTTGAAGGAAGTTTGA